In a genomic window of Sarcophilus harrisii chromosome 4, mSarHar1.11, whole genome shotgun sequence:
- the KRT40 gene encoding keratin, type I cytoskeletal 40 translates to MTSECAPKSDTPDSCSGASDCPSISTCSTEIPCPPSTGVASRCQTPTFSRSCRPTSRLTTSYIPGSCNIPYFVGSCGWGEEGAFNSNEKETMQFLNDRLACYLERVRGLEQENAALECKIREQCELEIPLVCPDYQCYFNTIENLQQKILCTKAENSRIAVQIDNFKLAADDFRSKYETELSLRQIIEVDINGLRKILDDLTLCKCDLESQVESLKEDLLCLRKNHDEEVNLLREQLGDRLSIQLDTSPPVDLNKVLDDMRCQYEAVVADNRRDVEQWFTLQTEELNQQQLSSSEELQCCQSEILELKRTANALDIELQAQLGLIESLECTKAETEEQYTTQLAQMQCLIDNVESQLADIRCDLERQNQEYQVLLDMKALLECEITTYQSLLESEDSKLPCNPCSSLSISDNTCEPCTACLICTVEGCQV, encoded by the exons ATGACTTCTGAATGTGCCCCCAAAAGTGATACTCCTGATTCTTGTTCTGGGGCATCAGACTGTCCCTCTATTTCAACTTGTTCTACTGAGATTCCCTGTCCCCCAAGTACTGGGGTAGCATCCAGATGCCAAACTCCAACCTTCTCCAGGTCCTGCCGACCTACAAGTCGCCTAACAACTTCCTACATACCTGGGAGCTGTAACATCCCTTACTTTGTGGGCAGCTGTGGTTGGGGTGAGGAAGGAGCCTTCAACAGCAATGAGAAAGAGACCATGCAATTCTTGAATGACCGCCTGGCCTGTTACTTGGAGAGAGTTCGAGGTCTGGAACAAGAGAATGCAGCACTGGAGTGCAAAATTCGAGAGCAGTGTGAGCTAGAAATCCCGCTTGTGTGTCCAGACTACCAGTGTTACTTCAACACGATTGAAAACCTCCAACAAAAG ATTTTGTGTACCAAGGCAGAGAATTCTAGAATAGCTGTTCAGATTGATAACTTCAAATTGGCAGCGGATGACTTTAGATCAAA GTATGAGACCGAATTGTCTCTTCGCCAGATCATAGAGGTTGACATCAATGGTCTTCGAAAAATCTTAGATGACTTGACCTTATGCAAATGTGACCTAGAATCACAAGTGGAGTCTTTGAAGGAGGATCTGCTCTGTCTCAGGAAAAATCATGATGAA gaAGTTAACTTATTGAGGGAACAACTTGGGGACCGACTCAGTATACAGCTGGACACTAGCCCGCCTGTTGATCTGAACAAGGTCCTGGATGACATGAGGTGCCAGTATGAAGCAGTGGTGGCTGATAACCGCAGAGATGTAGAGCAATGGTTCACCCTTCAG ACAGAGgaactgaatcagcagcagctaTCCAGCTCTGAGGAGCTCCAATGCTGCCAATCAGAGATTCTTGAACTGAAGAGGACAGCAAATGCTCTGGACATTGAACTCCAGGCACAGCTTGGTTTG ATAGAATCTTTGGAATGCACCAAGGCAGAAACAGAGGAACAATATACTACACAGCTGGCCCAGATGCAGTGCCTGATTGATAATGTGGAGTCCCAACTGGCTGACATACGCTGTGATCTGGAGCGGCAAAACCAAGAATATCAGGTCCTCTTGGACATGAAGGCGCTACTTGAGTGTGAGATCACCACCTACCAAAGTCTGCTAGAGAGTGAAGACAGCAA ACTTCCCTGCAATCCATGTTCTTCATTGTCTATTTCTGACAATACCTGTGAACCCTGCACAGCCTGCTTGATCTGTACAGTTGAAGGATGCCAAGTCTGA